The following nucleotide sequence is from Cytobacillus luteolus.
ATGTTAGTTTTTTGCAATGCCTTTAAAAATTGTTAAATTAACGGTGAAAAGGGGGAAAGTCAGATTTAAAAAAGATTACAATTTAGAATAAGATATTTCTAAAAAAGGAATGATAATTATAAAATGAATGGCCTTAAGCACTTAGCAGACTTAGCTATTTAAGAAGGTAGAAGAGTTTTAATGAATTTCATTATTGACTTAGTTAAAAATGTAAATTAGGATTAATATGGAAAAGATACGAATAGGGGATGTTTGTTTGAAAGTTGTTGTTCTTAACTAATTATTCTATTTGTGCTATTTAGTCTTTGAAATAAGTTGCATTTTATTATGCTTATTCCATTTTTACAGACTATGTAACCAGGGTTAAGAACATCGTTTTAAACAGACCTATTATGGTGAACTTGCATGCAGTTTTTGTATGCTCTTTTATTGTATGTAGGCAGAAAATGACGATTGTTCATTTTCTGCTTTTTTATTTTTAAAAACGTATTTGTACGGAGGTCTTTTAGTGGGTAAAAGAATGATGGAGGAAAAGAAAATGAACCTAGTAATTAGAGAAGAACAAGAAGAAGATTATTTAACAATTGAACAAGTAATAAGAAGTGCATTTGCAACTATGCCGTTCAGTGATAAAAAGGAGCAAGAATTAGTTTCTAGACTTAGAGAGTCAACTGAATATGTGCCAAAATTATCATTAGTTGCAATAGAAAGTGTTAGTAAACAAATAATCGGACATATTCTACTTTCAAAATGTCAAATCGTAAATCCTAACCAATATGTTCAAGCGCTCGCACTTGCTCCTGTTTCAGTACATCCAGAGTTTCAAAATAAAGGGGTAGGTAGTACCTTAATCAAGGAATCGTTACAAAAGGCAAAATTACTAAATTATGACTCTGTCATAGTTTTGGGGCATCCAAATTATTATCCAAAATTCGGTTTCAAAAAGGCTTCATTATGGAATATAAAAGTTCCTTTTGAGGTGCCGGAAGAATTGTTCATGGCACTAGAATTACGTGAAAACGCACTTACCAATGTATCTGGGAAAGTAGAGTATTCAAGTGCTTTCTTTTAAGTAAAATAGAAAAAGTCGTTAAATGGGTTTTGGAGGTTAGAAATGATAACAAAAACAATCGATAATGTCTCATTCGAGCTTAAAAAAGATTTCGATTTTAATTATTTATCTGAATATGGCAAGGTTTTTAAGGTATTTGCCAATCAGGATTCTGGATATTTATGTTTTGGTGTTCAAAATAAAAACAAAAAGCTGTTCTTAAAAATGGCTGGAGCATCAACTCTAAGAAGCAATGTATCTCCTGATAAAGCAATAACAACCCTTAAATCAACTATATCTATATACGAAGATTTAAGACATCCCAATCTCATTGAAATAATTGAATATAGAGAAACTAAAGATGGATTCCTAACTGTCTTTGAGTGGTTTGAAGGTAAGTGTATGGGTAAACAATATGATTCTTTTGATAAATTCATAGCTTTGCCACTAGAAGAAAAGTTAAGTATTTATAAAGAGATTCTGATATTTCATCTACATACGAACAAATGTGGTTATATTGCGCTTGATTTTTATGATGGGAGCATAATGTATGATTTTGCTATAAAACAAACAATGATTTGTGATGTAGAATTATATGCTAAAAAACCTGTCATCAATACTATAGGACGGATGTGGGGGTCAAGTCGATTTATGTCTCCAGAAGAGTTCCAACTTGGCGCACAGATTGATGAGAGATCAAATGTATTTTTAATGGCAGCAACAGCTTTTCAGTTATTAGGTGGTGGACTTGATCGATCTTTGGATAAGTGGCAAGCAAATGAAGAGTTGCACGCAGTTGCTTTAAAAGCTGTCAATCTTAAAAAAGAGGATCGTTATCAAACATTAGATGAGTATTTCGAAAAGTGGAATAGCGCAGTTACTTAATGTAACGATTACAGATGTCATTTTAACTCAATATTAACAAGAATGAAAAAAAGGAATGTCCCTGACGCTAAAGGACATTCCGTTTATTATCTTTTCTTATTTAGATCTGCTAAGATTTGCGGATATTGTTCATCAAGTTTGTACATCCACATAAGTACAGTTTGTAAAACTGCTAAAACAAATGGAATATAAATATTGAGTGCTAGAATCATAGTCGTTGCAGATGCTGTTTGTTCGTCAAGTCCGCCAACATAACCACCAAAAGCTAATAGCCAGCCGATTAAAGCTCCACCAAGACCCGCCCCAACCTTCATGCCAAAGCTTGCAGCACTGTTAACTAGTCCTTCTGTTCTAATGCCGAACTTCCACTCACCGTATTCTGCAGTGTCATTAATCATAGCATATAAAAACATAATAATTGGTATCAAACCAAACCCCTGAATAGCTGTGCCAGCTAGGAAGACAGCTACATTGGATGGGTCAATCAGCTTTACAATGGGACCTAAAATACCTATCACAGAAACAGTTAAAGCGATGTTTCGTTTTCCAAACTTTGCTACTAATTTTGCCATGAAAAAGAAGCAAATAATGGTAGGTAAAAAAAGCAGTAACCCCACTAGGGAAAAATAAGAGGCATTACCGAGAATATAAGAAGTATAATATAGTCCTGCTCCGGCTAGAAGTGCGTTAAGCGTATAAGCAATTACACAATATAAAGTAATAATTAGCCAATACTTATTTGTGAATAATGCCTTTAAACCAACTTTGAACGGTATAATATCATTGGTTTTAACAACAGAAGCACTGACACGTTCCTTTGTTGAACGAAAAGCAATGTAACTTGTAATCATGATAATTACTCCACTGGCAACTGCCACAATAGTCCAGCCTAGCTTACCGCCAATTGCACTTGCAACAGGCTGAGCAAAGATCATGATAGCAAGTGTACTTAACATCGTAAACACACCTGTGTAAATATTTAAAACAGATCTTCCATAAGGCTCCTGCGTCATTAATCCTAGTAAGGTTTTATAAGGTATTGATACAGCCGTATAAACCAAAATGAGCAATATATAAGTAACATATGCATAGATGATTTTCCCTGTATTTCCAAAGTCTGGTACAGAAAATAGTAAAATAGTGGAGATACCTAAGGGGATTCCCATCCATAAAATCCAAGGACGTGCTTTACCATGCTTTGACCTCGTTCTGTCTACTAAAGTACCCATCCCAAGATCTGTTACTCCATCAAAAAGACGAGCAACTAGCATAAGCGTTCCAACCACACCGGCGGAAACTCCAGCTACATCTGTATAATAGTAGGGTAGAAAGGTACCCACTAGTGTCCAGACTAAAATAACACCAAAAAACCCCAATCCATAATTCAACATTTCCTTATGTCCTGGAGTTGCAACCTGTAAGGAACTGGCCGAACACTCTTGTTGTTGCTTTTCTGCTAACATCTTGTTAACCCCTCTCAATATGTAATTGGTTCAATATGAAAACGCTGTCAATTTATAGAATTTAAAATTCCCAAAGTTTTATATACCAACCGGTTAGTATAGTTATAGTATACATTAATTATTAGATAATTGTATATATTCTAAAATCAATAAAAATTATTTGGGATTGAAGCAACAATAGTTGGTGGGGGGAACAGCTAGAATAAATTGTAAATTCCTCCATTTTATCAGGGATGTATGTTACGTTTAAAAGAGAGAACACGGAATGAGAGGGTTAGTAACTTAAATAGGAGGGTTAGATATGACAAACAATAATCTTATACGTTTTATAACTATAGGCTCTATATTGACGATTGTAGGATTTATACTTTTGTTTTTCAGTACTTATTTTGGCACATCAATGGCTGAAAATTGGCTAATGAAAC
It contains:
- a CDS encoding GNAT family N-acetyltransferase, yielding MNLVIREEQEEDYLTIEQVIRSAFATMPFSDKKEQELVSRLRESTEYVPKLSLVAIESVSKQIIGHILLSKCQIVNPNQYVQALALAPVSVHPEFQNKGVGSTLIKESLQKAKLLNYDSVIVLGHPNYYPKFGFKKASLWNIKVPFEVPEELFMALELRENALTNVSGKVEYSSAFF
- a CDS encoding serine/threonine protein kinase, giving the protein MITKTIDNVSFELKKDFDFNYLSEYGKVFKVFANQDSGYLCFGVQNKNKKLFLKMAGASTLRSNVSPDKAITTLKSTISIYEDLRHPNLIEIIEYRETKDGFLTVFEWFEGKCMGKQYDSFDKFIALPLEEKLSIYKEILIFHLHTNKCGYIALDFYDGSIMYDFAIKQTMICDVELYAKKPVINTIGRMWGSSRFMSPEEFQLGAQIDERSNVFLMAATAFQLLGGGLDRSLDKWQANEELHAVALKAVNLKKEDRYQTLDEYFEKWNSAVT
- a CDS encoding MFS transporter translates to MLAEKQQQECSASSLQVATPGHKEMLNYGLGFFGVILVWTLVGTFLPYYYTDVAGVSAGVVGTLMLVARLFDGVTDLGMGTLVDRTRSKHGKARPWILWMGIPLGISTILLFSVPDFGNTGKIIYAYVTYILLILVYTAVSIPYKTLLGLMTQEPYGRSVLNIYTGVFTMLSTLAIMIFAQPVASAIGGKLGWTIVAVASGVIIMITSYIAFRSTKERVSASVVKTNDIIPFKVGLKALFTNKYWLIITLYCVIAYTLNALLAGAGLYYTSYILGNASYFSLVGLLLFLPTIICFFFMAKLVAKFGKRNIALTVSVIGILGPIVKLIDPSNVAVFLAGTAIQGFGLIPIIMFLYAMINDTAEYGEWKFGIRTEGLVNSAASFGMKVGAGLGGALIGWLLAFGGYVGGLDEQTASATTMILALNIYIPFVLAVLQTVLMWMYKLDEQYPQILADLNKKR